From the Streptomyces sp. NBC_00654 genome, the window GTGGTGGGCCGCAGCACCCCGGCCTCGCTGACCCGGCATCCCACGAGCGAGTTGACGAGCGTCGACTTGCCGGCCCCGGTGGATCCCCCGATGACCGCGAGCAGCGGCGCCTCGGGGTCCTTCAGCCGTGGCACCAGGTAGTCGTCGAGCTGCGCGAGCAGTTCCAGCCGGGTCTGCCGGGCGCGTGCCGTCCCGGGAAGCGGGAGTGGAAGACGCACGGCGGCGACACGGTCGCGCAGGGCGGAAAGTGCGTCGATGAGCTGAGGCCGTGCGTCCATGGTCGCCACATGCGAAGAATGCCCAATTTTGAAGCCTTTTTGAAGCGTATCGACACCTCTGCGCGGCGGTTCCACCCTCCGGACAGAGGGGACGAGTGGGGCGCAGGCATAACGACTGCACAACACCCGTGGCGTCAGGCGCCAAAAGCGGTGCATGAATCGCACCTACCTGCGATTATCGGTTCGCTTCACCGAACCTCCACATCGTGCCACGCAGGTGAAGCAACCGGGTCGAGGGGATCGGAGCCCTATCCTTGTCCCGGCAAGGCCACGGAACCGATCGATCAAGGACTCCGGGCCGTCGAGGCCACCGCCCGGCCCCCGTAGCTCAGTGGATAGAGCAGGCGCCTTCTAAGCGCTTGGCCGCAGGTTCGAGTCCTGCCGGGGGCGCAAACGCCTTCTGACCAGCGGAAACGCTGGTCATTTCTTTTTCCCGACCTATGCACATCGCTTTCGGGCCAAGCGCCTTGACTGTCCACGATCGTGGGCACATGGTGTTCTCATGGCAGATGAGCGGTACAACATCGGGCCCATGGCTGCCTCTTGGCTGCGCGCCCTCAAGTCAGAGAACAAGAGTGACAACACCATTCGTATCTACGCGAACGCCGTGAACTCGTTCGCGCGGTTCCTGCTCGACCAGGACGCCGGGTATCGGCCGGTCGCCGACGAGGAAGGAACACCCGGACGGCCCGCGCCGTCCGAACTCGACGAGGTGCACCGCGAGCATGTGCAGGCGTACATCGCCGCCACGATCGCGCGTACGTCGCCGGCGAACGCACACCAGCACTTCCGGGCGCTGAAAACCTTCTTCAACTGGCTCACGGACGAGGAAGAGATCGACCGCACCCCCATGCGGACGATGAAACCGCCGACGGTCACCGAGAACGAGGTGCCCGTCATCCCCGAGGCCGACCTCGTGAAGCTGTTCCGGGCGTGCAAGGGCAAGACGTACGCCGACCGTCGAGACACGGCGATCCTGCTGCTGTTCCTCGACACGGGCGTGCGGCTGTCGGAACTCACCGACCGCAAGGTCGTCGACCTCGACCTCGACCTCATGGTGCTGCGCGTCCTCGGGAAGAAGGACAAATGGCGTTCAGTGCCGTTCGGCCGGACCGCGGCGACCGCCCTCGACCGGTACCTGCGGGCGGCGGCGAAGCACAAGGGCAAGGCGCTCGAAGAGGACATGTGGCTGTGGTGGGGCGACCGCGGGCAGAAGATGCACCGCTTCACCATCTGGGGCGTGGGGACCATGCTCAAGCGGCGGTGCGCCGAGGCGGAGATCGACCCGATCCACCCCCACCAATTCCGGCACACGTTCGCACACTTGTGGAAGGTGAACGGCGGGAACGAGGACGACCTCATGCGCATCACAGGGTGGAGTTCCCGGCAGATGCTGTCCCGATACGCGTCGTCGGCCGGCGCCGAGCGCGCCCGCTCCGCTCACGCTCGTCTCAGCCCGGCCGACCGCCTCGGCTGAAAAACGACTGCGCCCCGGTGCCCGGCTCGTCGACGAGAGCCGGCTACCGGGGCGTACTTGTGCAGGGTGGGGGGTTAGCCTCGCTGCACTTCGAGGTTCCCGACGAGCTGTGGCATACGGAGGCACAGGAGTGCGAGCGCCGCAGCCTCGTCGATCTGCTGGGGATCATGAGCGAGCCGGACGTACCCGCCGAAGTCGCGGTACACCACTGGCGTACCGCGGTCGAGTTCGACCTGCTCAACCCGCACATCTGTCACGTGACCCCCTGTTCCCGCCGTCCGATTTACGAGCACCACAAATCGAACCGGCGTTCGACACGCGCGAGGTCTGATCACTCTACGACGAGGCGAGCCGTAAACACAGGGCGTATCACACGCAACAGTGGGTGACCTCGTCACCAGATATATGCAAGCTAAACGCAGTTCCCGGCAGCGTCACCCGTTCGGGTGAGCGCTTACTTTTCGGCGTCCCACCGATCTGCTACAGCCTGCGCCTTATCGGTCGATTCGCCCTCTGCGCCGATGGCGCGAATCAGCCGCGCGGGTGCGCCGGCCGACAGCTCGGCGTCGGTGTACCCGATCACCTGCAGGTGCGCCGCCGCCGCGACGATCTCGCGGTCGAGGCCGAGGCCGATCGCGACGGCGCCGACGAGCTGCGGCGTGATGTCGTACCCCTGATCACCGATGATCTTCGCCGTAAGGCTCTTGCTCGGCGACCATCCGGTATCCGGGTCCACAGCGACAGCGGAGAACTCGCGTGTCGACATGCGTCGGTCTCGGCCGACATGCGCCTTCACGAGTTCCGTGAGCGCGTCCCGCTGCTGTGGCATCCCTCCGCCTCTCAAGGCTCACAAGTCCACGCCCAAAACCGGGCGAATATGCGAATTCGCAGGTCAGGGCGTACAACCTTTTTCACTTGGCAGACATTGTCCACGATCAGGGGCAGCTATGGGGGCCGGGGGGGATTCCCGGCTGATTCTTAACCCCCGCATAAGCTGCCCACGATCGTGGACACCGCTCGAACGATGTGCTGTACTGGCGTTGTCCACGATCGTGGGCAGCAAAGCGGAGGCTCATCCATGGCTCATGCCCGGCGACTGCATCTGACCGACAGGTACGTGCTGCGCGGACTGATGACATGGGCGCCGGGCGGCAGCTCACTGGATATCCGGAAGCTCGCCGACGCCGTCGGCGTCTCGAAGAGCAAGATCGGCGCGCTGCTGTCCGGTGAACGACCTTCGGTCACGGAGGACGTTGCCGACCGCATATGCGAGGTGCTCGACGTACGCCGAGACGCTCTTTTTTACGACCCACTGCCCACGCCCATGGGCGTGGGCGGTCATCCGAAGGAAGGGGCTCGAAGTGAACACGAGCGAGCGTTCGCAGCAGATGAGGTTCGCGGCCCACATGAGTTGGGCGAACACGCCGAACCGGTCGGCCCGTACCGCCGCCGCCCGTAGGGCGTCGCACCACACGCGGTTCCTCGCCATGGCGCGCGAGCAGCACCCCGACGCGACCGAGGCAGAGATCACGCAGGTCGCCGAGTCGCTGCGCAAGGCGCATTACAGCGCGCTCGCCCTCAAGTCGGCGGCCGCCCGCCGCGCGAAGAGCGAGGCCGCGAAGGAGAAGAAGCGGGCCGAGGCGCGGCAGCAGCTCGCGCAGTACCGCCCCGGCTCGGCCGCCGCCTGACATCACCCCGGACGCAAGTCGGGGCCGACCCGGACCGGCATCCGGAACGACCCCTGTCGGCTCGCGCCCCACTCAACTACTGCAGAAAGCGAGGCGAGTGCCTTGAGCGCACAGCCTATCCCGCTCCGTTCCGCGAAAGCGCCGAAGATCGACCCGCAGCTCGTCGCGGTCGAGGCGGCGATCGACTACCTGATGTTGCCGACCGTGCGGCCGCCGCTCGTTCGCGAGGACGGCGTACACGTCGTCGTCGCCGACGGCGAGCAGTTCGCACAGTGGACGTACGCCCTCGGCGGCGACGTGAACCGCGCGCCCGCCCTCGACGGGGCGTCGCTGTGGACGCTGCGCACCGAGACACCGCAGCGCGCCGACGGCTCGACCGTTCGGATCCTCGTACACGTCCCCCTCGTGCACGACGAGTTCGTGCCGGCCGAGTTCCGAGGGGCGGCGTCGGCATGACGAACACGAACATCGAACGGGCAGCCCGCGCGATCGCGGCCGCCGTCGTGCACGGCACGACGGGCGACCCCGCCCTCGAAGCGGCGCAGCAGCTCGACGAGTTGGGACTGCTCACCCGGTCGACCGACCCGTTCTCGACGCCCGGTAAGAACCGGCCCGCGCCGAGCCCGGCCGCCGTCGCCGCCCTCGCCGAGTGCGGCAAGGCGAAGCGGATCGCCGACACCGCCCGCGCGCAGATCGACGGCATGCCGGGCACGCCCGACGTGTCCTCGGTCGGCGGCGAAGTGCGGTTCGTCGTTCACCCGAGGTCACTCGCCGACTGGAAGCAGTGGATGCACGCCCTCGGCGTCGGCGATTCGCGAGCCGACTCGACCGGGGTGTCGATGACCGTCCGCTGCACGTACGGCGGTGTCCGTGCCCGCCTCGTCGGCGTCGGCGTGCCCGCGCTGTACGGCGAGCAGCTCGCCGACCTCGGTCGCCGGATGGCGGTCCGGCCGTGATCGACAACGTCATCAGCGCCGTGATCATCGCGCTCGTCGCGATCGCTCTGCTGCTCGCTTCTTCTGCCGGGGGTTCCCGATGACCAACACCAACAGGCCCGTTGACGGGCCGTACCGCATCACGACCGAGCCGATTCCGACCGGCGTAACGCTCGACGTCGAGCCGTTCGTGCAGGGCATCGTGACCGACGTCGTCGAGGCGCTGCTCACCGACCGGTTCCTCGACCGGTTCGACGGGCTCGTCGACATGCAGGCGCGTGACCCGCACCTGATCGAGCGGCCGCAAGATCTGCCGTTCGAGGGGCTCGTCGACGACCTCGTCGCCGAGGTGCGCACGAAACTGCCGGTCTACGGCCGGCAGTGCGGGCGCCTCGCCGAGCGGCTGCTGACGCTCAGCCTCGCCGGGCAGTTGCAGTCCCTCGCCGACCGCCGGGCGGCCGCCGCTCAGCGCACCGAGAGGGGCGCGGCCGCGTGAAGCTGACGTATCGCGACGAGTGGCGAGTGATGGTCACTCTCAAGCCTCGCCGCCCCGCCGACCTCGGGCTCACCGGCCTCGACGAACTCGCCGAGTTCGTCGCCGCGAGCGGGCCGATCACGGTCGCGGTTCTGCCGCGCCGCCTCGGCAGCCTCGGGTTCGGCGCCCTGTCCATGAGTGACAGCCTCGTGAGCCGCGACGTCGAGGGCGACTACCGGCGACGCTGCGACGAGATCGCCGCCGAGCTGCGGCAGCGCCCGCAGGTCGACGAGGTGACCGTCACCTGCAGCGAGACGCACACGTGCTCGTACTGCCGGTTGCGGTGGGAGGTGCTCACCGCAGACGAGGCGGCCGACGACTCGACGAATCAGGACGAGCGCAGCGTCGAGGGCGAGCCCGTGTGCTGCGGCGAGGCGATCGCCGAGTTCCGTACCGAGCGGGGCATTCCGCAGCTCGCCGAGGCGGGTGAGCGCGCGTGATCCCGCTCCCCAACGCCCGCCGTGCGGCCGCCGAGTGCCTGCGCGAGTACGACCTCGACGGACTGCCCGAGTGGCGCCTCGCCGCCGACGACGACACCGGCCGGACCGAGCCGCGGTGCATCGCGCCCGTGTGCCCCGACCCGGAGCACGAGCGGGTCGACGCGAGCGTGTACTCGTGCTGCCCCGGACCGGTCGTCGAGGTCGGCGACCGCGTGCTCGCCGAGTACCTCGTCGCGCTGCTCAATGACGACCGCGGGGCGGGTGAACAGTCGTGAGCGCCCGGACCGTGATCGAGCACGCGCTGCGCGTGTACTACGCCGACAGCCGCGACCCGCAGCACGTCGTCGAGCGGCTGCTCGCGCAGTACGACGCCGAGCGCGCGATCTCGCCGCTGTACGTCGCCGACTACGACAGCGCCCCGCTGACCTTGCACCTGACCCGCGAGGCCGCCCGCGCCGCCTGCGACGACGTCGCCGAGGTGGACGCGCACGGCCGGTATTGGGACTGGCGGACTGAAGACGGCGACGTCGATCGGCAGTTCTGGGCGCACCCCGACGACGACTCGCCCATCGGCTACACCGGCGGCGCCGTTTGGCAGATCAGCGTCGAGCCGAGTGAGAAGGACACCCGCGGCGGATCGCCGCAA encodes:
- a CDS encoding tyrosine-type recombinase/integrase, with amino-acid sequence MAASWLRALKSENKSDNTIRIYANAVNSFARFLLDQDAGYRPVADEEGTPGRPAPSELDEVHREHVQAYIAATIARTSPANAHQHFRALKTFFNWLTDEEEIDRTPMRTMKPPTVTENEVPVIPEADLVKLFRACKGKTYADRRDTAILLLFLDTGVRLSELTDRKVVDLDLDLMVLRVLGKKDKWRSVPFGRTAATALDRYLRAAAKHKGKALEEDMWLWWGDRGQKMHRFTIWGVGTMLKRRCAEAEIDPIHPHQFRHTFAHLWKVNGGNEDDLMRITGWSSRQMLSRYASSAGAERARSAHARLSPADRLG
- a CDS encoding helix-turn-helix transcriptional regulator → MTWAPGGSSLDIRKLADAVGVSKSKIGALLSGERPSVTEDVADRICEVLDVRRDALFYDPLPTPMGVGGHPKEGARSEHERAFAADEVRGPHELGEHAEPVGPYRRRP